The following coding sequences are from one Methanohalophilus halophilus window:
- a CDS encoding restriction endonuclease, whose translation MWEINQLLNTDPYDFERLVAHLFEKMGYNTHSTQQSRDGGVDIEISIDNFGLSHRWLVQAKRYSGPVGVKEVREYGSLSYRENVDGVIIVTTSSFTGEGRKEGAKHNLKLIEGPLLTEMLNHYCTDEGESFHRKGRGVDVLETGEEVFGRHSATIEGNRIWLVLTKKHIYFEKITATLFSKKKELIRRIDASSIIGLKQDTNSLYIVIDEKNPEVLALSIREPKSFAENLELFRPSFLRGETLLKLEKEKKGCLVLTNRRFLMMDKGNIETIRLKDIAGAEIEKQGILQKDKLAILESKESITRHIYDVENASDWREAILKGLGKE comes from the coding sequence ATGTGGGAGATTAATCAACTGCTCAATACTGACCCGTATGATTTTGAAAGGCTGGTAGCTCATCTTTTTGAAAAAATGGGATATAATACCCACTCGACACAACAAAGCAGGGACGGTGGTGTAGATATTGAAATATCTATTGATAACTTTGGTCTTTCCCACCGATGGCTTGTCCAGGCCAAACGTTATTCAGGGCCTGTGGGAGTCAAGGAAGTACGTGAATATGGCAGTTTGTCCTACAGGGAAAATGTGGATGGAGTAATTATTGTTACAACTTCCAGTTTTACCGGTGAAGGAAGAAAGGAAGGGGCAAAACACAACCTTAAATTGATAGAAGGCCCACTGCTTACTGAGATGCTTAACCATTACTGTACTGATGAAGGAGAGAGTTTCCACCGGAAAGGACGGGGGGTTGATGTGCTTGAAACCGGGGAGGAAGTGTTTGGAAGACATAGCGCAACAATTGAAGGGAACAGGATCTGGCTGGTACTCACAAAGAAACATATCTATTTTGAAAAAATCACTGCCACCCTTTTCTCAAAGAAAAAAGAACTTATCAGGAGAATAGATGCAAGTTCTATTATAGGTTTGAAACAGGATACAAACTCACTCTATATAGTAATCGATGAGAAAAATCCTGAGGTACTGGCCCTTTCGATCAGGGAGCCGAAAAGTTTTGCAGAAAATCTTGAATTGTTTCGTCCTTCTTTTCTGCGGGGTGAAACCCTCCTGAAGCTTGAAAAGGAAAAAAAGGGTTGTCTGGTGCTTACCAACCGTAGATTTCTCATGATGGATAAAGGCAATATCGAAACTATCAGGTTGAAGGATATTGCAGGGGCAGAAATTGAGAAACAGGGTATTTTGCAAAAGGATAAACTTGCAATCCTTGAATCAAAGGAAAGTATTACCAGGCACATATATGATGTGGAAAACGCCTCTGACTGGAGGGAGGCAATCCTGAAAGGCCTGGGTAAGGAATGA
- a CDS encoding methanogenesis marker 14 protein, with product MSHKPRIAETPSVRLIDLKSKSNSYFIVASVEVGNTTTKCILTATDLEKGTTYHVVKTVRMTRDVRQPKPGEEVFGKTLTGVELSRESVAELVKNTLLEAVKKANLDIKKDIHFVVRSTGVVAGFDAPEEVGEFIKALADGCLMAGVPPRNMTPPMSQENINPRFQKFSKLNKVIFDGAVASVLPPTGATGVEIVANEMEGELATAGIKEGAKWVNVDFRNPCLSMDFGTTLDGRVISPEEPYAKTIGNFCGYAGAIPDAIIRGTQLVDLELGTALDVFDEKPPGMITMFLKGKKIKEYANRLMEKISIEKVPENVTRYGSVPVNPAAAAEIGVVLIGCDVGTNGSKMHELTEMGAQIYKEEGLKVLFAVIDEVMAGVIYRLVEVAQKEGVVFPETAIGITGRAGISGDKPKLVLEKLETLGLGDKIEEKVVFVDDGLARGAAVMARCMNSLGTPHNPLGGHTGGKCILKDRIKLQSQ from the coding sequence ATGTCACACAAACCCAGAATAGCCGAAACTCCTTCCGTTAGACTGATAGACCTGAAATCAAAATCCAATTCCTATTTCATAGTGGCCTCTGTAGAAGTGGGCAATACGACCACCAAATGTATCCTTACGGCCACAGATCTCGAAAAAGGTACGACATACCATGTGGTGAAAACCGTAAGGATGACAAGGGATGTAAGACAACCAAAACCTGGAGAAGAAGTATTCGGCAAGACGCTTACAGGGGTGGAATTAAGCCGCGAATCCGTGGCAGAACTTGTCAAGAATACGCTTCTGGAGGCTGTCAAGAAAGCCAACCTCGATATAAAAAAAGATATTCACTTCGTTGTCCGATCCACCGGTGTGGTGGCCGGGTTCGATGCACCGGAAGAAGTGGGAGAGTTTATCAAAGCTCTTGCAGACGGTTGCCTTATGGCGGGTGTGCCTCCCAGGAACATGACGCCTCCGATGTCCCAGGAAAACATAAACCCCAGATTCCAGAAGTTCAGCAAACTCAATAAAGTTATTTTTGATGGAGCAGTTGCCAGCGTCCTTCCTCCCACCGGGGCCACAGGTGTGGAAATCGTGGCCAATGAAATGGAGGGGGAACTTGCAACCGCCGGTATTAAAGAAGGAGCGAAATGGGTGAATGTGGATTTCCGTAATCCCTGTTTATCGATGGACTTTGGAACCACACTGGATGGACGTGTCATCAGCCCCGAAGAGCCATATGCAAAAACCATTGGGAACTTCTGTGGCTATGCCGGAGCCATTCCCGATGCTATAATCCGTGGAACCCAGCTTGTGGATCTGGAACTGGGAACCGCTCTTGATGTCTTTGACGAAAAGCCTCCGGGCATGATTACCATGTTCCTGAAGGGTAAGAAAATAAAGGAATATGCAAACCGCTTAATGGAAAAGATATCTATCGAAAAGGTACCTGAAAATGTCACCCGCTATGGGAGTGTGCCTGTAAATCCTGCCGCTGCAGCCGAAATCGGAGTCGTGCTCATTGGATGTGACGTGGGCACCAATGGTTCAAAAATGCATGAATTAACAGAGATGGGTGCGCAGATTTACAAAGAAGAGGGACTCAAGGTCCTGTTCGCAGTAATCGATGAAGTGATGGCAGGTGTAATCTACCGCCTTGTGGAAGTGGCACAGAAAGAAGGGGTTGTATTTCCTGAAACTGCCATTGGAATCACCGGAAGGGCCGGCATTTCAGGAGACAAACCCAAACTTGTCCTTGAAAAACTGGAAACACTGGGATTGGGAGATAAAATCGAAGAAAAAGTTGTATTTGTCGATGACGGGCTTGCCAGAGGTGCAGCGGTCATGGCAAGATGTATGAACTCACTGGGAACCCCTCATAATCCCCTGGGTGGCCATACAGGCGGAAAATGCATCCTTAAGGACAGGATCAAATTACAGAGCCAGTAA
- a CDS encoding radical SAM protein yields MDAQTKAELLATGRVAIDENLLGKTLVSSAGPGAGKVGFFFTSGGHRVKLGADANSPLKAIEKDGKICIYKDEKLLACGQIEEELLHCPEQAYINMTETCIFDCKFCPVPKLNGRVKSVEEVLDMIEKAHDTGKMKAISITAGVDEKVEKEVDRAVDVVRKCKRYHVPIGVSVYPTINSNKLLKEAGADEIKYNVETMDRQLYSELCGEQDLDFILDCLSEAVRMFGKNRVCSNFIIGLGENDETVMQGIRELVRRGVVPILRPATSHPLRKGEVNIERPSKERILKLTRFLREELDQAGLDTRLFRTMCLPCTGCDLGPHRDLG; encoded by the coding sequence ATGGATGCCCAGACCAAAGCCGAATTACTGGCAACAGGAAGAGTGGCAATCGATGAAAACCTACTCGGAAAAACCCTTGTTTCAAGTGCAGGACCGGGTGCCGGTAAAGTAGGTTTCTTTTTTACTTCTGGAGGACACCGGGTAAAACTTGGAGCAGATGCAAATTCCCCTTTAAAAGCGATTGAAAAGGATGGAAAGATCTGTATCTACAAAGATGAGAAGCTCCTTGCCTGCGGACAAATTGAAGAAGAATTGCTTCACTGTCCCGAGCAGGCGTATATCAATATGACCGAGACCTGTATCTTTGACTGTAAATTCTGCCCTGTCCCAAAACTCAACGGCAGGGTCAAATCAGTGGAAGAAGTGCTGGACATGATAGAAAAAGCACATGATACAGGAAAGATGAAAGCCATATCCATCACTGCCGGAGTGGATGAAAAAGTTGAAAAGGAAGTTGACCGGGCGGTCGATGTTGTCAGGAAGTGCAAAAGGTACCATGTACCCATCGGGGTTTCGGTATATCCCACAATCAATTCCAACAAACTGTTAAAAGAGGCCGGCGCAGATGAGATAAAATATAATGTCGAGACCATGGATCGCCAGCTATACAGCGAGCTCTGCGGCGAACAGGATCTTGATTTTATACTGGACTGCCTTTCCGAAGCTGTCCGGATGTTTGGCAAGAACAGGGTTTGTTCCAATTTCATAATCGGTTTGGGAGAAAATGATGAGACTGTAATGCAAGGAATAAGGGAACTTGTACGAAGAGGCGTGGTTCCTATCCTGAGACCCGCAACAAGCCATCCCCTCAGAAAGGGGGAGGTTAATATAGAGAGGCCTTCAAAGGAGCGGATCCTCAAACTCACCCGTTTCCTGAGAGAAGAGCTGGATCAAGCCGGGCTTGATACAAGGCTTTTCAGGACAATGTGCCTGCCATGCACAGGTTGTGACCTGGGGCCCCATAGAGATCTGGGATGA
- the trxA gene encoding thioredoxin gives MDELEEIRKRRMEEIRTDLEKANWPAEAMIVSDADFEGFVSRYPLVVVDCWAEWCGPCKRVGPIIDSLARQMQGDVVFGKLDTDQNQVTARKFQISAIPTLLVFKNGQLADRMVGALPQANIQEKIKSFL, from the coding sequence ATGGACGAGCTCGAAGAAATAAGGAAGAGGAGAATGGAAGAGATAAGGACAGACCTCGAAAAGGCCAACTGGCCTGCAGAAGCCATGATAGTATCAGATGCCGATTTTGAAGGTTTTGTAAGCCGCTATCCACTTGTTGTAGTGGACTGTTGGGCAGAATGGTGTGGTCCGTGCAAAAGGGTCGGACCGATAATAGACTCTCTTGCCAGGCAGATGCAGGGAGACGTTGTTTTTGGCAAACTCGATACGGACCAGAATCAGGTTACTGCGAGAAAATTCCAGATCTCTGCAATTCCAACCCTTCTTGTGTTCAAAAATGGGCAACTTGCAGACCGAATGGTGGGCGCATTACCACAGGCAAACATACAGGAAAAAATTAAATCATTCCTCTGA